Proteins found in one Amycolatopsis aidingensis genomic segment:
- a CDS encoding universal stress protein: protein MSDVTSGGGIVVGVDGSAAATQAVRWAAETAAQRRSRLRPAYALTLSVGYHGGGLALPREFFAALEQQSERILREAAETAAAVSPGIEVDPVLLREPVIPSLLELSQQARMLVLGGSGGGGFPGMRLGSTAVALTGHAHCPVAVVRGRDGGAEVPAEGPVVVGIDGSPVSERAVAVAFEEASWRGAPLVAVHAWLDGDYDTVFSPARFYSTWESVEEAEQRALAERLAGWQEKYPEVEVRRVVARDRPRHQLLEWSARARLLVVGCRGRGGLPGLVLGSTSQAMVHHAECPVLVVRPDPAD from the coding sequence ATGAGTGATGTGACGTCCGGCGGCGGGATCGTCGTCGGTGTGGATGGATCGGCGGCGGCCACCCAGGCGGTGCGCTGGGCGGCGGAGACGGCGGCGCAGCGAAGGTCTCGGCTGCGGCCCGCCTATGCGCTGACCCTGTCCGTGGGCTACCACGGCGGCGGCCTCGCGCTGCCGCGCGAGTTCTTCGCGGCGCTGGAACAGCAGAGCGAGCGGATTCTGCGCGAAGCGGCCGAGACCGCCGCCGCGGTGAGTCCCGGTATCGAGGTGGACCCGGTGCTGTTGCGGGAACCGGTGATCCCCTCGTTGCTCGAGCTTTCCCAGCAGGCCCGGATGCTGGTGCTGGGGGGTTCGGGCGGGGGCGGGTTCCCCGGGATGCGGCTGGGCTCCACCGCGGTGGCGCTGACCGGGCACGCGCACTGCCCGGTCGCGGTCGTGCGTGGCCGGGACGGCGGCGCGGAGGTGCCCGCGGAGGGACCCGTGGTGGTGGGGATCGACGGCAGCCCGGTCAGCGAACGGGCGGTCGCGGTCGCGTTCGAGGAGGCATCCTGGCGGGGTGCTCCGCTGGTGGCGGTGCACGCCTGGCTGGACGGTGACTACGACACCGTGTTCAGCCCGGCGCGGTTCTACTCGACCTGGGAGTCGGTGGAGGAGGCTGAGCAGCGGGCGCTGGCCGAGCGGCTGGCTGGCTGGCAGGAGAAGTACCCGGAGGTGGAGGTGCGCCGGGTGGTGGCAAGGGACCGGCCCCGGCACCAGCTGCTGGAATGGTCCGCACGGGCGCGGTTGCTGGTGGTGGGATGCCGCGGGCGGGGCGGGCTGCCCGGCCTGGTGCTCGGCTCCACCAGCCAGGCCATGGTGCACCACGCCGAGTGCCCGGTTCTGGTCGTGCGGCCGGACCCTGCCGACTGA
- a CDS encoding ArsR/SmtB family transcription factor, with protein MVLQMVFEREDLARVRLESAPDPMWELLLGLYRWQAGACPAAYGSWRAEVADLLTTQERARWAVARLCQLLPGANAPDFLTPSVPVTELGTGCELLARTPSRQLRRDLLATFPGGTAPGWLRKLAAGHREDRAELITTVRQGYATLVAPRWSAVRGVVGAEHAARARLLTGQGVGALLGDIPGVLRWDGRVLETRYPEDRTVYLGGRGLRLLPSYFCWGNPVTWLDPELPPALVYQAQQAHPAGRLPDRSDRLVALLGRTRARCLALLTASRTTSELARQAGITVGSASKHAGVLREAGLVSSTRHGPTVLHHATPLGIDLLSGPGQHGTGATGQP; from the coding sequence GTGGTATTGCAGATGGTGTTCGAGCGGGAGGACCTGGCACGAGTGCGGCTGGAGTCGGCCCCCGACCCGATGTGGGAGCTGCTGCTGGGGCTGTACCGCTGGCAGGCAGGCGCCTGCCCGGCCGCCTACGGTTCCTGGCGGGCCGAGGTCGCGGACCTGCTGACCACCCAGGAGCGGGCACGGTGGGCCGTGGCCAGGCTGTGCCAGTTGCTACCCGGTGCGAACGCCCCGGACTTCCTGACCCCTTCGGTTCCGGTCACCGAACTGGGCACAGGCTGCGAACTGCTGGCGCGGACCCCGAGTCGCCAGCTGCGCAGGGACCTGCTCGCCACCTTCCCCGGAGGTACCGCACCGGGGTGGCTGCGCAAGCTGGCCGCGGGGCACCGGGAGGACCGCGCCGAGCTGATCACCACGGTCCGCCAGGGATACGCGACGCTGGTGGCACCCCGCTGGTCCGCGGTGCGCGGCGTGGTCGGTGCCGAGCACGCCGCCAGGGCCCGGCTGCTCACCGGCCAGGGGGTGGGGGCCTTGCTCGGCGACATTCCCGGCGTGCTGCGCTGGGACGGGCGAGTGCTGGAGACCCGGTATCCGGAGGACCGCACGGTGTATCTCGGGGGCCGGGGGCTACGGCTGCTGCCCTCCTACTTCTGCTGGGGCAATCCGGTGACCTGGCTGGACCCCGAGCTGCCCCCGGCGCTGGTCTACCAGGCACAGCAAGCGCATCCGGCCGGGCGGCTACCGGACCGCTCGGACCGGCTGGTGGCACTGCTGGGCCGGACCCGCGCCCGCTGCCTCGCGCTGCTTACCGCCTCCCGCACCACCAGTGAACTCGCCCGGCAGGCAGGCATCACCGTGGGATCCGCCAGCAAGCACGCCGGGGTGCTCCGGGAAGCGGGCCTGGTCAGCAGCACCCGGCACGGCCCGACGGTGCTGCATCACGCCACCCCGCTTGGCATCGACCTGCTGAGCGGGCCGGGGCAGCACGGCACGGGGGCAACCGGGCAACCGTGA
- a CDS encoding AfsR/SARP family transcriptional regulator, whose protein sequence is MLEFRLLGPLEVLAQAEPVPIGGLRQRVVLTMLLLNAGRVVSVDKLAETVWGASRPSTSRTQVAICVSALRKAFRAHGVRGEVIETAAPGYVLRPEGHRVDTLVFEELVTRARAEARQNRAAEAVRCFGSALALRRGPVLSNVTGLALEEAAELIEESLLTAYEEQVELRLELGEHRSLVTGLAAAVEKYPLRDRLHGSLMTAQYRSGRRVAALETFARCRRRWVEELGLEPSVQLRRLHERILRDEESPPAQRPPAQLPAATQAFTGRAGELAALDRLAACGGPGGAPPLGLLVGGVGVGKTALAVWWGQHRADRFPDGQLFVDLHGHDPHRAPADPSAVLARLLRALGVPADQVPRPAERAGLFRTMLARRRMLLVLDDARDAAQVWPLLPNTASCQVLVTSRDPLRELVARCGTVPLRLDSLRADEAVALVRGIVGEARIAREPDAVTQLVELCGRLPGALLAAAAHLASKPHWDVPRMVRELCRPRHRLAGLGGAGQRLRDGLAASARRLDPAAAHLYRALGELPTPELTCWTAETLLSCPAPDADDVLERLVDAHLLEPAGSDAEGGTRYRLPSLPHAYAAELATAGP, encoded by the coding sequence ATGTTGGAGTTCCGCCTGCTCGGCCCACTGGAGGTGCTCGCGCAGGCGGAGCCGGTGCCGATCGGCGGGCTACGGCAACGCGTGGTGCTGACCATGCTGCTGCTGAATGCCGGCCGGGTGGTGTCGGTGGACAAGCTGGCCGAGACCGTCTGGGGCGCATCGCGGCCCTCGACCAGCCGGACCCAGGTGGCGATCTGCGTGTCCGCGCTGCGCAAGGCGTTCCGGGCGCACGGGGTGCGGGGAGAGGTGATCGAGACCGCCGCACCAGGGTATGTGCTGCGCCCGGAAGGGCACCGGGTGGACACCCTGGTGTTCGAGGAGCTGGTGACCAGGGCACGGGCGGAGGCGCGGCAGAACCGGGCCGCCGAGGCCGTGCGCTGCTTCGGCTCGGCACTGGCCCTGCGGCGTGGCCCGGTGCTGTCCAATGTCACCGGGCTCGCCCTGGAAGAGGCGGCCGAACTGATCGAGGAGAGCCTGCTGACCGCCTATGAGGAGCAGGTCGAGCTGCGGCTGGAGCTGGGCGAGCATCGCTCGCTGGTCACCGGGCTGGCCGCGGCGGTTGAGAAGTACCCGCTGCGGGACCGGCTGCACGGCTCGCTGATGACGGCGCAGTACCGGTCCGGGCGGCGGGTAGCGGCACTGGAGACCTTCGCCCGCTGCCGCCGCCGGTGGGTCGAGGAGCTGGGCCTGGAACCGAGCGTGCAGTTACGGCGGTTGCACGAACGCATCCTGCGCGACGAGGAGAGCCCGCCCGCCCAGCGGCCCCCGGCCCAGTTGCCCGCCGCCACGCAGGCGTTCACCGGGCGGGCCGGGGAGCTGGCGGCACTGGACCGGCTGGCGGCCTGCGGCGGGCCGGGCGGCGCGCCACCGCTGGGGTTGCTGGTGGGCGGCGTCGGGGTGGGCAAGACCGCGCTGGCGGTGTGGTGGGGGCAGCACCGGGCCGACCGGTTCCCGGACGGCCAGCTGTTCGTGGACCTGCACGGGCACGATCCGCATCGCGCGCCTGCCGACCCGAGTGCGGTGCTGGCCCGGCTGCTGCGTGCCCTCGGGGTGCCCGCGGACCAGGTGCCGCGCCCAGCCGAACGGGCCGGGCTGTTCCGCACGATGCTGGCTCGCAGGCGGATGCTGCTGGTGCTGGACGACGCAAGGGACGCCGCGCAGGTGTGGCCGTTGCTGCCGAACACCGCTAGCTGCCAGGTACTGGTGACCTCCCGCGACCCACTGCGCGAGCTGGTGGCCCGCTGCGGGACCGTGCCGCTGCGGCTGGACAGCCTGCGTGCGGACGAGGCCGTGGCGCTGGTGCGCGGGATCGTCGGCGAGGCCAGGATCGCGCGGGAACCCGACGCGGTGACCCAGCTGGTCGAGCTGTGCGGGCGGCTGCCGGGGGCGCTGCTGGCGGCCGCCGCGCATCTGGCCAGCAAGCCGCACTGGGACGTACCGAGGATGGTGCGTGAGCTGTGCCGGCCGCGGCACCGGCTGGCCGGGCTGGGCGGCGCGGGGCAGCGGCTGCGCGACGGGCTGGCCGCCAGCGCGCGCAGGCTGGACCCCGCGGCCGCGCATCTGTACCGGGCACTGGGCGAGCTGCCCACCCCGGAACTGACCTGCTGGACCGCGGAGACGCTGCTGAGCTGCCCCGCACCGGACGCCGACGACGTGCTCGAGCGTCTTGTCGACGCGCACCTGCTGGAACCGGCGGGTTCCGACGCCGAGGGCGGGACCCGCTACCGGCTGCCCAGCCTGCCCCATGCCTACGCGGCCGAACTGGCCACCGCAGGCCCATGA
- a CDS encoding cytochrome P450, protein MTTVEACPYPFSDPVRLDLHPRYAELRAERPAMRVRLPYGSECWLVTRYEDVKTVLADNRFSRARAAGREDTPRVTPEAAPAGSILSMDPPEHSRLRRLIARAFTSRRVREFRPRTQEIVDGLLDEIERTGPPADLVESLALPLPVSVISQMLGVPPDEHHRFRDFSAMVLSTTTHTREEVVAARAALEEYLAELAEQRRRQPGEDLISALVAAHDDDKLTDKELTQTGITLLVGGHESTASQFASSVYLLLSRPEQWALLRENPELVPSAVEELLRYIPLGSGGAFARIATEDIELGGVLVRAGEAVVASTNSANRDEQMFADPEELDLARADNPHLAFGSGVHVCLGAQLARGELQVALGSLLSRFPGLRLAQPAEEVPWKEGTLLRSPRSLPVTW, encoded by the coding sequence GTGACCACAGTCGAAGCGTGCCCCTACCCCTTCAGCGACCCGGTCCGCCTCGACCTGCACCCGCGCTACGCCGAGCTGCGCGCCGAGCGGCCCGCGATGCGGGTGCGGTTGCCGTACGGCTCGGAATGCTGGCTGGTGACCCGGTACGAGGACGTCAAGACCGTGCTCGCCGACAACCGGTTCAGCCGGGCGCGCGCGGCGGGAAGGGAAGACACCCCGCGGGTCACCCCGGAGGCCGCGCCTGCCGGATCGATCCTGAGCATGGACCCGCCCGAGCACAGCAGGCTGCGCAGGCTGATCGCGCGGGCCTTCACCTCCCGGCGGGTCCGCGAGTTCCGGCCGCGCACCCAGGAGATCGTGGACGGCCTGCTGGACGAGATCGAGCGCACCGGGCCGCCTGCCGACCTGGTGGAGAGCCTGGCGCTGCCGTTGCCGGTTTCGGTGATCTCGCAGATGCTCGGCGTTCCCCCGGACGAGCACCACCGGTTCCGGGACTTCTCCGCCATGGTGTTGTCCACCACCACGCACACCCGCGAGGAGGTGGTGGCCGCGCGGGCGGCGCTGGAGGAGTACCTGGCCGAGCTGGCCGAGCAGCGCAGGCGGCAGCCCGGCGAGGACCTGATCAGCGCGCTGGTTGCCGCGCATGACGATGACAAGCTCACCGACAAGGAGCTGACCCAGACCGGGATCACCCTGCTGGTCGGCGGGCACGAGTCGACCGCGAGCCAGTTCGCCAGCTCGGTGTACCTGCTGCTCTCCCGGCCCGAGCAGTGGGCGCTGCTGCGGGAGAACCCGGAACTGGTGCCCTCGGCGGTGGAGGAACTGCTGCGCTACATCCCGCTCGGTTCCGGCGGGGCGTTCGCCCGGATCGCCACCGAGGACATCGAGCTGGGCGGCGTGCTGGTCCGGGCGGGCGAGGCCGTGGTGGCCAGCACCAACTCGGCCAACCGGGACGAGCAGATGTTCGCCGATCCGGAGGAGCTGGACCTCGCCCGCGCGGACAACCCGCACCTGGCCTTCGGCAGCGGGGTGCATGTCTGCCTCGGGGCGCAGCTGGCGCGGGGCGAGCTCCAGGTCGCGCTGGGCTCGCTGCTGTCCCGCTTCCCCGGATTGCGGCTGGCGCAGCCCGCCGAGGAGGTGCCGTGGAAGGAGGGCACGCTGCTGCGCTCGCCGCGGAGCCTCCCGGTCACCTGGTGA
- a CDS encoding alpha/beta hydrolase family esterase, whose translation MLAPQCATGPDVPGPRRRTPWWRVLAVILAVLLGGCSAPEQPSPQRPAVSSAVTPLADGGTTPAQRRVVTDAATEVREITLAGTSRSYRLHISGLPAEGAGWPLLLVLHGKGGSAARMERYSGLNEAADARGVAVAYLEGRHEGWAAAPRPTRLRPDPESDVDFAGAVIDELIRTAGVDPDHVYVAGFSEGGAMALRLAAERPGWFAAAASVAGQLAGPPAPVRPRGPIPVLSIYGDADPLRPIGGLAGVPERTPEIGKEPPMPTQSTAETVAAFREAGGASRHRHEDLPATAPADGTSVSRDTWTNPGTGLQVVSVIVHGGGHTWPGGDFRSPARTVGATSGQLSAAETVLDFLVHSRS comes from the coding sequence GTGCTTGCCCCGCAGTGTGCGACCGGGCCGGACGTGCCCGGCCCCCGGCGCCGGACGCCGTGGTGGCGCGTGCTCGCCGTCATCCTCGCCGTGTTGCTGGGCGGGTGTTCCGCGCCGGAGCAGCCGTCCCCGCAACGCCCCGCCGTGTCCTCCGCGGTCACGCCGCTGGCCGATGGTGGCACCACCCCGGCCCAGCGCCGGGTGGTCACCGACGCCGCCACCGAGGTCCGGGAGATCACCCTCGCCGGAACCTCCCGGAGCTACCGGCTGCACATCTCCGGCCTGCCGGCCGAGGGCGCGGGCTGGCCGCTGCTGCTGGTGCTGCACGGCAAGGGCGGCTCAGCCGCGCGGATGGAGCGCTACAGCGGGCTGAACGAGGCCGCCGACGCCCGCGGGGTGGCCGTGGCCTACCTGGAGGGGCGGCACGAGGGCTGGGCGGCCGCGCCCCGGCCCACCCGGCTGCGCCCGGACCCTGAGTCCGATGTGGACTTCGCAGGCGCGGTGATCGACGAGCTGATCCGCACTGCCGGAGTGGACCCCGACCATGTGTACGTGGCCGGGTTCTCCGAGGGCGGGGCGATGGCCCTGCGGCTGGCCGCGGAACGTCCCGGCTGGTTCGCCGCCGCCGCGTCCGTTGCGGGCCAGCTGGCGGGCCCACCGGCCCCGGTGCGGCCGCGTGGTCCGATCCCGGTGCTGTCCATCTACGGGGACGCCGACCCGCTGCGCCCCATCGGGGGACTGGCCGGTGTCCCGGAGCGGACCCCGGAGATCGGCAAGGAACCGCCCATGCCGACCCAGTCCACCGCCGAGACCGTGGCGGCCTTCCGGGAGGCCGGCGGGGCCAGTCGGCACCGGCACGAGGACCTGCCCGCCACTGCGCCGGCCGATGGCACCTCGGTCAGCAGGGACACCTGGACCAACCCCGGCACCGGGCTACAGGTGGTGTCCGTCATCGTGCACGGCGGCGGGCACACCTGGCCGGGCGGGGACTTCCGCAGCCCGGCCCGCACGGTCGGGGCGACCAGCGGGCAGCTGTCCGCAGCCGAGACGGTGCTCGACTTCCTGGTGCACAGCCGCAGCTGA
- a CDS encoding pyridoxal-phosphate dependent enzyme, whose product MTEPAGDRPRVSLVTTPTRLQPLTGLTRRLAYVKRDDENSPAFGGCKARALEFTLGAATAAGATTILTAGTVGSNHVAATAVHAARLGLAVTALVLPQEPGRLVTRNLRLALAAGARLEPVPTGVSVHPSRERHRAALAELGSRGERPHVIPFGGADPVAGIAHALAGRELAEQASALDLPTPLRVYLPAASTLTAAGIAAGLALSGLPFRVVAVDVVGDPSVTGPGPLERARAVAAALGGGDRAVRPEQIRQVDGCAGAPYGVPGPRATRAASLLHDSAGVRVDECYGAKAFARFLADANADTKGEDEDGDEGTLLFWHTGNTREAEPGASGAVHPDLARYLD is encoded by the coding sequence TTGACCGAGCCCGCGGGGGACCGGCCGCGGGTGTCCCTTGTCACCACACCGACCCGGCTGCAACCACTCACCGGGCTGACCCGCCGCCTGGCGTATGTCAAGCGCGATGACGAGAACTCCCCGGCCTTCGGTGGCTGCAAGGCCAGGGCGCTGGAGTTCACCCTCGGCGCCGCGACGGCGGCCGGGGCCACCACCATCCTCACCGCGGGCACCGTGGGTTCCAACCACGTCGCGGCCACCGCGGTGCACGCGGCCCGGCTGGGCCTTGCGGTCACCGCACTGGTCCTGCCCCAGGAACCGGGGCGGCTGGTGACCCGCAACCTGCGGCTGGCGCTGGCCGCGGGCGCGCGGCTGGAGCCGGTGCCCACCGGGGTCTCGGTGCACCCTTCCCGGGAACGCCATCGCGCCGCGCTGGCCGAACTGGGCAGCCGGGGTGAACGGCCGCACGTGATCCCGTTCGGCGGCGCGGACCCGGTGGCCGGGATCGCGCACGCACTGGCAGGCCGGGAGCTGGCCGAGCAGGCCAGCGCGCTGGACCTGCCCACCCCGCTGCGGGTGTACCTGCCTGCGGCCTCCACCCTCACCGCCGCCGGGATCGCCGCCGGGCTGGCGCTGTCCGGGCTGCCGTTCCGCGTGGTCGCCGTGGACGTGGTGGGCGATCCCTCGGTCACCGGTCCCGGCCCGCTGGAGCGGGCCCGCGCGGTGGCGGCCGCGCTCGGGGGCGGCGACCGGGCGGTGCGCCCGGAGCAGATCCGGCAGGTGGACGGGTGCGCGGGCGCGCCCTACGGCGTGCCAGGCCCGCGGGCCACCCGCGCGGCGAGCCTGCTGCACGACTCGGCCGGGGTGCGGGTGGACGAGTGCTACGGGGCCAAGGCCTTCGCCCGGTTCCTCGCAGACGCCAACGCCGATACCAAGGGCGAGGACGAAGACGGGGACGAGGGCACGTTGCTGTTCTGGCACACCGGTAACACCCGGGAGGCTGAACCGGGCGCGTCGGGAGCGGTCCATCCGGACCTCGCCCGCTACCTTGACTGA
- a CDS encoding MbtH family protein has product MSGENEETEYEVVVNQEEQYSIWPVARPVPDGWRTVGQRGRKQHCLDWIEQHWTDMRPRSLRETLSAAAARERV; this is encoded by the coding sequence GTGTCGGGTGAGAACGAGGAAACCGAATACGAGGTCGTGGTCAACCAGGAGGAGCAGTACTCGATCTGGCCCGTCGCCCGGCCGGTCCCGGACGGCTGGCGCACCGTGGGGCAGCGCGGCCGGAAACAGCACTGCCTGGACTGGATCGAACAGCATTGGACGGATATGCGCCCGCGCAGCCTGCGCGAGACCCTGAGCGCGGCGGCGGCGCGGGAGCGGGTTTGA
- a CDS encoding MFS transporter has translation MSITRGAQRLGLPQMRGLHRLAIGAAVDSLGSGIFIPFTIPYFLIVTDLDLVSIGTALSIAALAGVPAGMMAGPLVDRLGATTVVVGSNLLHSIGFLGYLFVDTPWQLALVAALIYWADGAWLPAQGTLVVELVGLDQQPRWFALIRSTRNAALGLGGIIAASVVGFGDAGYQALAAGNAVSYLLVAVLIGSWPKARARAGRRAAVSRPRPAGGYRQVLRDRPFTLVVLANGFFVLAIFAIILLIPAYVGVTMPELAWLPGALYTVNTVLVVLAQPPVVRWTERRAETGVLRLAALVWIACFGVLAVSALLAPPMAVLVVFAGVVVFTAAELLFAPTSAAFAARLAPPALRGRYLGTHQLSWGTATVVAPLLFTSLLSLGPVWPWLALIAICGTGWLLIGVAGRRLGTRPRQHETEPA, from the coding sequence ATGTCGATCACCCGGGGCGCGCAGCGGCTCGGACTCCCCCAGATGCGCGGGCTGCACCGGCTGGCGATCGGCGCCGCGGTGGACAGCCTTGGCAGCGGGATCTTCATCCCGTTCACCATCCCGTACTTCCTCATCGTCACCGATCTGGACCTGGTCAGCATCGGCACCGCGCTCTCGATCGCGGCGCTGGCAGGCGTTCCGGCGGGGATGATGGCCGGCCCGCTGGTGGACCGGCTGGGTGCGACGACCGTGGTGGTCGGGTCGAACCTGCTGCACAGCATCGGTTTCCTCGGCTACCTCTTCGTGGACACTCCGTGGCAGCTGGCGCTGGTCGCCGCGCTGATCTACTGGGCCGACGGGGCCTGGCTACCGGCCCAGGGGACACTCGTGGTCGAACTGGTCGGGCTGGACCAGCAGCCACGCTGGTTCGCGCTGATCCGCTCCACACGCAACGCCGCGCTCGGGCTCGGCGGGATCATCGCCGCCTCGGTCGTCGGCTTCGGCGACGCGGGCTACCAGGCGCTGGCGGCAGGCAACGCGGTGAGCTACCTGCTGGTGGCCGTGCTCATCGGCAGCTGGCCGAAGGCGCGGGCCCGCGCGGGCAGGCGGGCCGCGGTGTCCCGGCCACGCCCGGCAGGCGGATATCGCCAGGTGCTGCGGGACCGGCCGTTCACCCTGGTGGTGCTGGCCAACGGATTCTTCGTGCTCGCCATCTTCGCGATCATCCTGCTGATCCCCGCCTATGTCGGCGTGACCATGCCCGAGCTCGCCTGGCTGCCAGGGGCGCTCTACACGGTCAACACGGTGCTGGTGGTGCTGGCGCAGCCGCCGGTGGTGCGCTGGACCGAGCGGCGGGCGGAGACCGGGGTACTCCGGCTGGCCGCGCTGGTGTGGATCGCCTGCTTCGGTGTGCTGGCGGTGTCGGCGCTACTGGCCCCGCCGATGGCCGTGCTCGTGGTGTTCGCCGGAGTGGTGGTGTTCACCGCCGCGGAGCTGCTGTTCGCCCCCACCAGCGCGGCCTTCGCCGCCCGGCTGGCCCCGCCCGCCCTGCGCGGGCGCTACCTCGGCACGCATCAGCTGTCCTGGGGAACGGCGACCGTGGTGGCCCCGCTGCTGTTCACCAGCCTGCTCTCACTCGGCCCGGTGTGGCCGTGGCTGGCGCTGATCGCCATCTGCGGCACCGGCTGGCTGCTGATCGGCGTGGCGGGCCGCAGGCTGGGAACCCGCCCCCGGCAGCACGAAACCGAGCCGGCCTGA
- the tgmA gene encoding putative ATP-grasp-modified RiPP, which produces MTTVPDPLLDDNPLSSAQIRYCVRVPAASATPGPQETRPFGLLFAQARPTPTVRSYSYCHELQVAVGDDGVPLIEMMGKEWESKSSTDGDEGPEENWGWEEK; this is translated from the coding sequence ATGACCACCGTGCCCGACCCGCTGCTGGACGACAATCCGTTGTCCAGCGCCCAGATCCGCTATTGCGTGCGTGTTCCAGCGGCTTCGGCGACGCCGGGACCACAGGAAACCCGGCCGTTCGGGCTACTGTTCGCCCAGGCCAGGCCGACTCCGACGGTCAGGTCGTATTCGTACTGCCACGAGTTGCAGGTCGCCGTTGGCGATGACGGGGTGCCACTCATCGAGATGATGGGAAAGGAGTGGGAGTCCAAATCCTCCACCGACGGGGACGAGGGCCCGGAGGAGAACTGGGGCTGGGAAGAGAAATGA
- the tgmB gene encoding ATP-grasp ribosomal peptide maturase, which produces MTPNTVVIFAQEADAPVDAVVRTLTGRGVAVFRVDTSWFPSQLALDAHLDDAGRWAGALSTEHRSVDLSDIRSIWYRDPAAFRFPTGLTEVERAYAHREARLGLGGVLAALPVLWCNHPNRTADAVFKPLQLATAAASGLSVQPTMVTNSPDAAARFATEQGVDNTICKSFGPNTITEGGALKVAFARRLDDADLTSVGSVASTATQLQRWVDKAHEARVVVVGEAVFTILIKAGSPAGHVDWRADFESLTYRLVDTPPQIADRVRTYTKTLGLTYAALDFAIEKDTDRWVFLESNSNGQYGWLEAQTGAPITHAIANLLAGGDCP; this is translated from the coding sequence ATGACTCCGAACACCGTGGTGATCTTCGCCCAGGAGGCGGACGCCCCGGTGGACGCGGTGGTGCGGACGCTCACCGGGCGGGGTGTCGCGGTGTTCCGCGTCGACACGAGCTGGTTTCCCAGCCAGCTCGCGCTCGACGCCCACCTCGACGACGCCGGCCGGTGGGCAGGTGCGCTGTCCACCGAGCACCGTAGCGTCGATCTCTCCGACATCCGGTCGATCTGGTATCGCGATCCGGCTGCGTTTCGCTTCCCGACCGGGCTGACCGAGGTGGAACGCGCCTATGCCCACCGGGAGGCCCGGCTCGGGCTCGGTGGTGTGCTGGCCGCGCTGCCTGTCCTGTGGTGCAACCATCCGAATCGGACCGCGGACGCGGTGTTCAAGCCCCTGCAGCTGGCGACTGCGGCGGCCAGCGGCCTGTCGGTACAGCCGACGATGGTGACCAACAGCCCCGACGCCGCGGCCCGGTTCGCCACCGAGCAAGGCGTGGACAACACGATCTGCAAGTCATTCGGCCCGAACACCATCACTGAGGGCGGCGCGCTTAAGGTCGCATTCGCCCGCCGTCTCGATGACGCGGACCTCACAAGCGTGGGGTCAGTCGCCTCGACCGCGACCCAGCTGCAGCGATGGGTCGACAAGGCCCACGAAGCCCGCGTCGTGGTGGTCGGTGAGGCGGTGTTCACCATCCTGATCAAGGCGGGCTCCCCGGCCGGCCATGTCGACTGGCGGGCCGACTTCGAGTCGCTGACCTACCGCCTGGTCGATACCCCGCCGCAGATCGCCGACAGAGTGCGCACCTATACGAAGACGCTCGGCCTGACCTATGCCGCGCTGGACTTCGCGATCGAGAAAGACACGGACCGCTGGGTGTTCTTGGAAAGCAACAGCAACGGGCAGTATGGATGGCTGGAAGCCCAGACCGGGGCGCCGATCACCCACGCCATCGCCAATCTGCTAGCCGGAGGAGACTGCCCGTGA